A single window of Chitinophaga sp. XS-30 DNA harbors:
- a CDS encoding energy transducer TonB, producing MRHVYAACFSRIKNGISCGGSVQRISGHFFFIKQAIRANGHPFHKPVLLPDIDPNHQYCHTLLNETPPRFKQGIPALAKILKDSIRYPLTAIQDGVGGTVEVGFVLDTSGNIRDVHILKSVRDDIDREAARVIQFISTGWEPGIQNDKKVEVKFHMPIKFSPPTGKHKKRYLRKHHPGYLDR from the coding sequence ATGCGCCACGTTTATGCGGCTTGTTTTTCCCGGATTAAAAATGGCATCTCTTGTGGGGGAAGCGTGCAGCGAATATCCGGACACTTCTTCTTCATCAAACAAGCTATCCGGGCGAACGGCCACCCATTCCACAAACCGGTCCTTCTGCCCGATATTGACCCCAACCACCAATATTGTCATACTCTCCTTAACGAAACACCCCCGCGGTTCAAACAGGGAATCCCGGCATTGGCGAAAATACTTAAAGATAGCATCCGCTATCCCCTTACGGCAATTCAGGATGGAGTTGGCGGTACTGTTGAAGTAGGGTTCGTACTGGATACCTCCGGCAATATCAGGGATGTTCACATACTGAAAAGCGTCCGGGACGATATCGACCGGGAAGCAGCAAGAGTGATACAATTTATCAGCACGGGGTGGGAACCGGGCATCCAGAACGACAAAAAAGTGGAGGTCAAATTCCATATGCCGATTAAATTCAGCCCTCCTACCGGGAAGCACAAGAAAAGATATCTGCGAAAACACCATCCCGGATATCTGGACAGATAA
- a CDS encoding SusC/RagA family TonB-linked outer membrane protein — MVEFYAGRICGSLALALLMQLGTPATAAVSGSHQYQRNVALAGAVQKDTPSRKLPLKNVLADLEQQYKVRINYTGNTINGITAQKPAAKGSETLIDYLNNFLHPLGLEAEQAAQDHFIIYKAEKQPAGKQPESAPAAASAPAPQRLELESIMQQVSTISGQVTEESGVPLPGVTIVVKGTFNGTKSNESGRYTLPNVPPNGVLVFSYIGYKTQEVKVNTRTSIDVKLLTDVQSMKDFVVNGYQKLNKESYTGSAIVITGEEIKRFNPQNILASIQAYDPSFRIIENNLAGSNPNALPTINVRGATAMPTGDPKLLSRNDLAQITNLPMFMLDGYQVGIQTIYDLDPNRIEAITLLKDAAATAIYGSRASNGVVIIQTKQPKEGALEVFYSYELNVTAPDLTAYSVLDAAQKLEYERLAGLYTSNALDNPHDLERQYYEKRRNVLSGVNTYWLSQPTTTDYGHRHSISLQGGSPSLRYGVDARYQTNNGVMKGSGRDRYSLATTLAYNLDNNKIMFRNAFTISQVKGTESPYGGFEKYVRMNPYFPKTDSAGRIMREVGQWRYRDGGGNRQNGNPVLEPVFNPLYEATIGSFDKSEYLEFMDALSAEYNPSAAWRIHGTISLTKRKQVGDRFVSPLSNEFYFYLPADLKDRGKYYYRSEDFTQVDGNLTVNYNKAFANAHFLNFSLGTNIQSSTFNEKSFVAEGFTNDRFTDISFARRYERDQAPSGSVSENRLIGAFLSFNYSWQNRFLMDGTVRVDGSSKFGSDSRMAPFWSYGVGWNLHNEKMFRNTIFNQLRIKATTGLTGDISFPAYLSNTTYSYYTNDWYSTGVGATFAAYGNSGLKWQRTQNYDLSLEASMFKDRLYISPRYYHKLTKDLLTDINVAPSTGFSQYKENLGEMVNKGFEVYLRANVLRGKDWSFNVNANFGHNTNVITRISDALKNFNDEVTKQQQEDSSLRTRPLLRYQEGQSLNTIYAVKSLGIDPENGKEIFLNPDGTTTYEYDVRNTVPVGDQTPKLDGYFGGNFVYKNFVLEFSFYTRLGGDIYNQTLIDRVENADPRYNVDSRVLAERWRQPGDVTFYKDIADLSFTRTTSRFVQRENRVELKSVYMSYEPPAKFYKRLKMKNLRFALNMNDLGYWSSIQVERGINYPFARSFTFTLSSRF, encoded by the coding sequence ATGGTAGAATTTTACGCCGGGAGAATATGCGGAAGCCTGGCCCTGGCATTGTTGATGCAACTTGGAACGCCGGCAACGGCCGCAGTATCCGGTTCGCACCAGTATCAGCGAAATGTTGCGCTGGCCGGTGCCGTCCAAAAGGATACGCCATCCCGGAAGCTGCCACTGAAAAACGTATTGGCTGATCTCGAACAGCAGTACAAGGTGCGCATCAATTATACCGGTAACACCATCAACGGTATCACGGCACAAAAGCCCGCCGCCAAAGGATCGGAAACACTGATCGACTATCTCAACAACTTCCTGCATCCGCTCGGCCTTGAAGCTGAACAGGCGGCACAGGACCATTTCATCATATACAAAGCGGAGAAGCAGCCCGCCGGTAAACAACCGGAATCTGCGCCTGCAGCGGCATCCGCTCCCGCGCCACAAAGGCTGGAGCTGGAAAGCATAATGCAGCAGGTGTCTACCATCAGCGGACAGGTAACGGAGGAATCCGGTGTGCCGCTGCCCGGGGTGACCATCGTGGTAAAAGGCACCTTTAACGGCACCAAGAGCAACGAAAGCGGCCGGTACACATTGCCGAATGTACCGCCCAACGGGGTGCTCGTATTCAGCTATATCGGCTACAAAACGCAGGAAGTGAAGGTCAACACCCGCACTTCCATTGACGTGAAGCTGCTGACAGACGTTCAATCCATGAAAGACTTCGTGGTCAACGGTTATCAGAAGCTGAACAAAGAAAGTTATACCGGCTCTGCCATCGTGATAACAGGAGAGGAGATCAAGCGCTTCAACCCGCAGAATATCCTGGCCAGCATCCAGGCTTATGACCCGTCTTTCCGGATCATCGAGAACAACCTGGCCGGCTCCAATCCCAATGCGCTGCCTACGATCAACGTGCGCGGCGCCACCGCCATGCCTACAGGCGATCCGAAACTGCTCAGCCGGAACGATCTGGCCCAGATCACCAATCTCCCGATGTTCATGCTGGACGGATACCAGGTGGGCATCCAGACGATCTATGACCTGGACCCCAACCGCATAGAAGCGATCACCCTGCTGAAAGACGCAGCCGCCACCGCCATCTACGGTTCGCGTGCCTCCAACGGGGTGGTGATCATTCAGACCAAGCAACCGAAAGAAGGCGCGCTGGAGGTATTCTACAGCTATGAGCTGAACGTTACCGCACCGGACCTCACCGCCTACAGCGTACTGGATGCCGCTCAAAAGCTGGAATACGAAAGGCTCGCCGGCTTATACACTTCAAATGCGCTGGACAATCCCCACGACCTGGAAAGACAGTATTACGAGAAAAGAAGGAATGTGCTGAGCGGCGTGAATACCTACTGGCTGTCCCAGCCCACCACTACGGACTACGGGCACCGGCACTCCATTTCCCTGCAAGGCGGCTCTCCCTCCCTGCGGTACGGCGTGGATGCCCGCTACCAGACCAACAATGGTGTGATGAAAGGTTCCGGCAGGGACCGCTACAGTCTCGCTACCACCCTGGCCTATAACCTGGATAATAACAAGATCATGTTCCGCAACGCCTTCACCATTTCCCAGGTGAAAGGCACAGAATCCCCTTACGGCGGATTCGAGAAATACGTGCGGATGAACCCTTACTTCCCCAAAACCGATTCCGCCGGTCGCATCATGCGCGAAGTAGGGCAGTGGCGGTACCGGGATGGCGGCGGAAACCGGCAGAACGGCAATCCCGTGCTGGAACCGGTGTTCAACCCTCTGTATGAAGCCACCATCGGCAGCTTCGATAAAAGCGAATACCTGGAATTCATGGACGCGCTTTCCGCGGAATATAATCCCAGCGCAGCCTGGCGCATACACGGCACCATCAGCCTCACCAAGCGGAAACAGGTGGGCGACCGGTTCGTGTCTCCGCTGAGCAACGAATTTTACTTCTATTTACCCGCTGATCTGAAAGACCGCGGTAAATATTACTACAGAAGCGAAGATTTCACGCAGGTGGACGGTAACCTGACCGTCAACTATAACAAGGCCTTTGCCAATGCGCACTTCCTGAACTTCTCCCTGGGTACCAACATCCAGTCATCCACTTTCAATGAAAAATCATTTGTAGCGGAAGGGTTCACGAACGACCGTTTCACGGATATTTCCTTCGCCCGCCGGTACGAAAGGGACCAGGCGCCAAGCGGCTCCGTTTCGGAGAACCGGTTGATCGGCGCTTTCCTCTCCTTCAACTACTCCTGGCAGAACCGCTTCCTGATGGACGGTACGGTAAGGGTGGACGGTTCCTCCAAGTTCGGTTCCGATTCCAGGATGGCGCCCTTCTGGTCATACGGCGTAGGCTGGAACCTGCATAACGAAAAAATGTTCCGCAACACCATCTTTAACCAGTTAAGGATCAAAGCGACCACGGGCCTCACGGGAGATATATCATTCCCCGCCTATTTATCCAATACTACCTATTCTTATTATACGAACGACTGGTATTCCACCGGCGTGGGCGCAACGTTCGCCGCTTACGGCAATTCCGGGCTGAAATGGCAGCGCACGCAGAACTACGACCTGAGCCTGGAAGCCTCCATGTTCAAGGACAGGTTGTATATCTCCCCGCGTTACTATCACAAGCTCACAAAAGACCTGCTGACGGATATCAATGTAGCGCCTTCCACTGGTTTCTCCCAGTATAAGGAGAACCTGGGAGAGATGGTGAACAAGGGTTTTGAAGTGTACCTGCGCGCAAACGTGCTGCGCGGCAAGGACTGGTCCTTCAACGTGAATGCCAACTTCGGGCACAACACCAACGTGATCACCCGCATTTCCGATGCGCTGAAGAATTTCAATGATGAGGTGACCAAGCAGCAGCAGGAAGATTCCTCGCTGAGGACCCGCCCGCTGCTCCGCTACCAGGAGGGACAATCGCTGAACACGATCTATGCCGTGAAATCACTGGGGATAGATCCCGAGAACGGTAAAGAGATCTTCCTCAATCCCGATGGTACCACCACCTACGAATACGATGTACGCAATACCGTTCCGGTAGGGGATCAGACGCCCAAGCTGGATGGTTACTTCGGCGGCAACTTCGTATATAAGAACTTTGTGCTGGAGTTCAGCTTCTATACCCGTCTCGGTGGCGATATTTATAACCAGACGCTGATCGACCGCGTGGAAAATGCGGACCCGCGGTATAATGTGGATAGCAGGGTACTGGCGGAAAGATGGCGGCAGCCTGGTGATGTGACCTTCTATAAGGACATCGCGGACCTCTCCTTCACCCGCACTACTTCCCGTTTCGTACAAAGGGAAAACAGGGTGGAACTGAAATCGGTGTATATGTCCTACGAACCTCCCGCGAAATTCTACAAACGGCTGAAGATGAAGAATCTCCGGTTTGCCCTCAACATGAATGATCTGGGTTACTGGTCCAGCATACAGGTAGAAAGAGGGATCAATTATCCGTTCGCACGGAGTTTCACTTTCACATTATCCTCCCGGTTCTAA
- a CDS encoding RagB/SusD family nutrient uptake outer membrane protein, whose product MKKYLISIITICTLASCSKWLDVTPRSEVAKDDLFETEDGFKEALNGLYSRLTVEQMFGRELSVGMLDAMAQNYNVDALDSRGYRQAIQFAYKQQTFMQRRDDIWIGYYNVIANANLILENIDEKKNIFSGVNYDIIKGEALAMRGFCHFDVLRLFADSYATEPEGKGIPYATAFDKDAPAMAKVGEAIDLVLKDLLAAKELLRAKDPITMPGYKVGYPASDTATETDGELFLQVRRHRLNYYAVCGELARVYLYRNDQPNALANALEVINAGKFPWTRQADFLNADDEKKDRILYNELLFGFYAPNATNPIRDVLGNQQGLTLIPSEARTIYEVGGVGADDFRFKQWFQEESGSAGTFLRVMKYNRDPDNNLYDQMVPAIRLSEMYYIAAECTFDTDPGKAWEYFNTVRLYRGIGTELSDPSKITFMNELAKEYRKEMISEGQLFYFYKRLNSPLTGPSGSSISPSKAIFVVPFPDDEIAYGNR is encoded by the coding sequence ATGAAGAAATATCTGATATCCATCATAACAATATGTACACTGGCATCCTGCAGCAAATGGCTGGATGTTACGCCCCGGTCCGAAGTAGCCAAAGATGATCTCTTTGAAACGGAAGACGGATTTAAAGAAGCCCTGAATGGTCTGTACAGCCGCCTTACGGTAGAGCAGATGTTCGGCAGGGAACTGAGTGTGGGCATGCTGGACGCCATGGCCCAGAACTACAACGTGGATGCGCTGGACAGCCGGGGCTACCGCCAGGCCATACAGTTCGCCTACAAACAACAAACCTTCATGCAGCGGAGGGACGATATATGGATAGGTTACTACAACGTGATCGCCAATGCCAATCTCATCCTGGAGAATATCGACGAGAAAAAGAACATCTTTTCCGGCGTGAACTACGATATCATCAAAGGGGAAGCGCTTGCCATGCGCGGGTTCTGCCACTTTGATGTACTGCGCCTCTTCGCGGATTCCTATGCAACGGAGCCCGAAGGCAAGGGCATCCCTTATGCAACAGCATTCGACAAGGATGCTCCGGCAATGGCCAAGGTGGGTGAAGCGATAGACCTGGTGCTCAAAGATCTGCTGGCCGCGAAGGAACTGCTCCGCGCGAAAGATCCCATCACGATGCCGGGCTACAAGGTGGGCTACCCCGCCTCGGATACCGCCACCGAAACAGATGGTGAGCTTTTCCTGCAGGTACGCCGCCACCGCCTCAACTACTATGCGGTTTGCGGTGAGCTGGCCAGGGTGTACCTCTATCGCAACGATCAGCCGAACGCGCTTGCCAACGCCCTGGAGGTGATCAACGCCGGCAAGTTTCCCTGGACCAGGCAGGCGGATTTCCTGAATGCTGATGACGAAAAGAAAGACCGGATACTGTATAATGAACTGCTTTTCGGTTTCTATGCGCCCAATGCCACAAACCCCATCAGGGATGTGCTGGGCAACCAGCAGGGGCTTACGCTCATTCCCTCGGAAGCACGCACGATCTACGAAGTAGGTGGCGTTGGTGCGGACGATTTCCGCTTCAAACAGTGGTTCCAGGAAGAATCCGGCTCTGCCGGCACTTTCCTGCGGGTAATGAAATATAACCGGGACCCGGACAATAACCTGTACGATCAGATGGTACCGGCCATCCGCCTCAGCGAAATGTATTACATCGCCGCCGAATGCACCTTCGATACAGATCCGGGAAAGGCCTGGGAATATTTTAATACCGTTCGCCTCTACAGAGGCATCGGTACCGAATTGAGCGATCCCTCCAAAATCACCTTTATGAACGAGCTGGCCAAGGAATACCGTAAGGAGATGATCTCCGAAGGGCAGCTGTTCTATTTCTATAAAAGGCTCAACAGCCCTTTAACAGGGCCATCCGGTAGTAGCATATCACCCTCGAAGGCCATCTTCGTGGTGCCATTCCCTGACGATGAAATCGCATACGGTAACAGATAA
- a CDS encoding ABC transporter permease: MIKNYFLVAWRNIRRNKVYSTINISGLALGLACSLLIMLWVQDERSVDGFHANGDDLYQVYIRRASDGKAEAGYLTQGLLAGELKRNIPEIQHATGLEAIRPYTFEREGNVQRMMGSFADGDFFRMFSYPLLAGSPATALATTESVAISRKMAETFFGSPAAAIGKLIRYENRDDLRVSGVFENVPANSTLQFDFLRSWAAYVKENRWVENWANTSPASFVQLQANADAAKAAAKIRKFLDGYLQENGNVTTELELQPYEERYLHSTFRNGEIVGGRIEYVRLFTIVSCFILLIACINFMNLSTARAAKRAKEVGVRKVVGASRFALAGQFAGEAVLLAAFAVIIAVTAVVAFLPAFNLLTGKQLALPVDQPLFWVLLSGLMLITGLIAGSYPAIFLSSLKPVQVLKGSLKFSTGGVIFRRSLVVFQFALSIMLIVGMIVIYRQMDYFQSRNLGYDRENLVYLPIEGELAKNYPFFKERAASIPGVLHISKMRNSPTYIEHHTNGVSWPGKDPALETGFADAVVGYDFVKTLDLQLKEGRDFSREYGMDSASFILNEAAAAITGYTDPVGQPISWGGRQGKIIGVLKDFHFNSMHHAIEPLIIRLDENWTWGTIMVRVQAGKTKEALAGLEKLCRSVNPHFPFSYQFSDEEYLKLYKSEQIVSRLSGYFAFLGIFISCLGLFGLATFMAEQRMKEIGVRKVLGASAPDIFVLLSANFLKPVLIAIILASPMAWYAMERWLDGFAYKNGMEWWVLVLAGSLTVFTAMLTVSMQSIKAALMNPVKSLKAA, encoded by the coding sequence ATGATAAAGAACTACTTTCTCGTTGCCTGGCGGAACATCCGCCGCAATAAAGTGTATTCGACCATCAATATTTCCGGTCTGGCATTAGGCCTTGCCTGCAGCCTGCTCATTATGTTATGGGTGCAGGACGAGCGGAGTGTGGATGGTTTTCATGCCAATGGGGACGATCTGTACCAGGTGTATATCCGCCGGGCATCCGACGGAAAGGCGGAAGCGGGTTATCTTACACAGGGATTGCTGGCGGGGGAGCTAAAGCGGAATATACCGGAGATACAGCATGCAACGGGGCTGGAGGCTATACGGCCTTATACATTTGAGCGGGAAGGGAATGTGCAGCGGATGATGGGCTCCTTTGCGGACGGGGATTTTTTCAGGATGTTCAGTTACCCCTTGCTGGCCGGGTCCCCTGCAACCGCGCTGGCCACAACGGAATCGGTCGCCATCTCCCGTAAAATGGCCGAAACCTTTTTCGGAAGCCCGGCAGCTGCCATCGGCAAGCTGATCCGCTATGAGAACCGGGACGATCTGCGGGTGAGCGGCGTATTCGAAAATGTTCCCGCCAATTCAACACTGCAATTCGATTTTCTGAGAAGCTGGGCGGCCTATGTGAAGGAGAACCGCTGGGTAGAGAACTGGGCAAATACCAGTCCGGCTTCATTTGTACAGCTGCAGGCCAATGCGGATGCTGCTAAGGCAGCAGCAAAGATCAGAAAGTTCCTCGACGGGTATTTGCAGGAAAACGGGAATGTGACAACGGAACTGGAATTGCAGCCATATGAGGAAAGGTATCTGCATTCAACATTCAGGAACGGTGAGATCGTTGGTGGCCGCATCGAATATGTAAGGCTGTTCACGATCGTTTCCTGTTTTATATTGCTGATCGCCTGTATCAACTTCATGAATCTCTCCACCGCCAGAGCCGCCAAGCGCGCGAAAGAAGTAGGGGTGCGTAAAGTGGTTGGCGCCAGCCGGTTTGCACTTGCCGGGCAGTTTGCCGGCGAGGCGGTTTTGCTTGCCGCTTTTGCTGTGATCATTGCGGTGACGGCCGTAGTCGCGTTCTTGCCGGCATTTAACCTGCTCACGGGGAAACAGCTGGCGCTGCCCGTTGACCAACCGCTGTTTTGGGTGCTTTTATCCGGATTGATGCTGATCACCGGCCTGATCGCCGGCAGTTATCCCGCCATATTCCTGTCTTCTCTCAAACCGGTGCAGGTGCTGAAAGGAAGCCTGAAGTTCAGTACCGGCGGCGTTATTTTCCGGCGCAGCCTCGTGGTCTTTCAGTTTGCGCTTTCCATTATGCTCATCGTTGGCATGATTGTCATATACCGGCAAATGGATTATTTCCAGTCCCGCAACCTGGGGTACGACCGGGAAAACCTGGTGTACCTACCCATAGAGGGTGAGCTGGCGAAGAACTATCCATTTTTCAAAGAAAGGGCCGCTTCCATTCCGGGCGTATTGCATATCTCAAAGATGCGGAACTCGCCAACATACATAGAGCATCATACCAACGGCGTCAGCTGGCCGGGTAAAGATCCCGCGCTGGAAACCGGTTTTGCCGATGCGGTTGTGGGATATGATTTTGTGAAGACCCTGGATCTGCAACTGAAAGAAGGCCGCGATTTTTCCCGGGAATATGGAATGGATTCCGCCAGTTTTATCCTGAATGAAGCCGCCGCAGCCATAACCGGTTATACTGACCCCGTCGGCCAGCCCATATCCTGGGGAGGGCGGCAGGGGAAGATCATCGGCGTACTGAAGGATTTTCATTTCAATTCCATGCATCATGCTATTGAACCGCTTATTATCCGCCTGGATGAAAACTGGACCTGGGGCACGATCATGGTAAGGGTACAAGCCGGTAAAACGAAGGAAGCGCTGGCCGGGCTGGAAAAGCTATGCCGGTCGGTCAACCCCCATTTCCCGTTCAGCTACCAGTTTTCGGATGAAGAATATCTGAAGCTTTATAAAAGCGAGCAGATCGTCAGCAGGCTTTCAGGGTACTTTGCTTTTCTGGGAATTTTTATTTCCTGCCTGGGGTTGTTCGGCCTGGCCACTTTTATGGCCGAACAGCGTATGAAGGAGATCGGGGTGCGCAAGGTACTGGGTGCCTCCGCTCCGGATATTTTTGTGCTGCTTTCCGCCAACTTCCTGAAACCCGTTCTAATAGCGATTATCCTGGCTTCGCCCATGGCCTGGTACGCGATGGAACGCTGGCTGGATGGCTTCGCCTACAAGAACGGCATGGAGTGGTGGGTGTTGGTGCTGGCCGGATCGCTCACGGTATTCACGGCGATGCTGACGGTATCCATGCAAAGCATCAAAGCTGCTTTGATGAACCCTGTGAAGAGCCTGAAGGCAGCGTGA
- a CDS encoding RNA polymerase sigma factor, with product MEGDKDALAFIYRSYFPSLFKYGMKLNPDESLVKDCIHDIFVSVWLSRERLSLTDSIKYYLLASLKRKIASQAQKAQPEQLFAQALRETAFSHSPEEALIGEQSTLELRAKLARVMEQLPPRQKEILYLRFYEGLDTKETAAIMELSVNSTYVLLSKALSYLKKNSDQLMIHILIVLQVIHF from the coding sequence ATGGAAGGCGATAAGGATGCATTGGCTTTCATCTACCGGTCATATTTCCCGTCTCTCTTTAAATATGGAATGAAGCTTAATCCGGACGAAAGCCTGGTGAAAGACTGCATCCACGATATTTTCGTCTCGGTCTGGTTAAGCCGGGAACGCCTGTCCCTGACCGATTCCATCAAATATTACCTGTTGGCCAGCCTGAAAAGGAAGATCGCCAGCCAGGCGCAGAAGGCGCAGCCGGAGCAGCTTTTTGCCCAGGCGCTCCGGGAAACAGCCTTCTCGCATTCTCCGGAAGAGGCGCTCATCGGGGAGCAGTCCACCCTGGAATTGCGGGCAAAGCTCGCCAGGGTAATGGAGCAACTGCCCCCGCGCCAGAAAGAGATCCTCTATCTCCGCTTCTACGAAGGGCTGGATACGAAAGAAACCGCTGCCATCATGGAACTGAGCGTGAACTCCACTTATGTGCTATTGTCAAAGGCGCTGAGTTATCTGAAAAAGAACAGTGACCAGCTGATGATACACATTCTCATCGTTCTGCAAGTCATTCATTTTTAG
- a CDS encoding DUF4843 domain-containing protein — protein sequence MKKILITGVFGLVCFSACEKAVEQVYTSPDNIYFDFNDPENENERIDSIGYSFALYPEKGTDTVYLPVRITGMRKSVDRAFRITVIDTSTTAVAGVHYKALEPEYIMPADSGQVKVPVILYGTDALLLEQSVRIKFRLASTADFAVTNHSYDTAKVIFSNRLEQPVWWNVWAGELGAYSRVKHELFIRTSGTTEMPATPSGEVVPMALFYSRTFRSFLNDPFAWVAANPGKGYTIAQDGTGKYEFFSISNPDKTYPLELNPADNKYYFMDENGNRII from the coding sequence ATGAAAAAAATACTGATAACAGGAGTATTCGGACTTGTTTGCTTTAGCGCCTGCGAGAAAGCAGTTGAACAGGTATATACTTCCCCTGACAATATATACTTCGATTTTAATGATCCGGAGAATGAAAATGAGCGGATAGACAGCATCGGCTATTCCTTCGCGCTCTATCCGGAGAAAGGGACCGATACGGTGTATCTGCCGGTGCGGATCACGGGTATGCGAAAGAGTGTGGACAGAGCGTTCCGGATCACCGTGATAGATACCTCCACCACCGCGGTAGCCGGTGTGCATTACAAGGCGCTGGAGCCGGAATATATCATGCCCGCCGATTCAGGGCAGGTAAAAGTACCGGTGATCCTCTACGGAACGGATGCCCTGCTGCTGGAACAGTCCGTGCGCATCAAATTCCGCCTGGCCTCAACGGCAGATTTTGCCGTGACCAACCATAGCTACGATACGGCTAAAGTGATCTTCTCCAACCGCCTGGAGCAGCCAGTGTGGTGGAATGTGTGGGCCGGCGAACTGGGAGCTTACTCCCGTGTAAAGCATGAGCTGTTCATCCGTACCTCCGGTACAACCGAAATGCCGGCCACTCCATCCGGAGAGGTGGTGCCGATGGCCTTGTTCTATTCCCGCACGTTCCGCAGCTTCCTGAACGATCCTTTTGCATGGGTAGCCGCCAATCCGGGGAAAGGATATACGATTGCGCAGGACGGAACGGGCAAATATGAGTTTTTCAGCATCTCCAATCCTGATAAGACCTACCCGCTGGAGCTGAATCCTGCGGATAACAAGTACTATTTCATGGACGAGAATGGCAACCGCATTATATAA
- a CDS encoding FecR family protein — protein sequence MTFRDFSTEDFLQHPDFRKWVLEQDAVAAAFWADWMQQHPDKKNDVLKAKEILQLIAAQEVFPSAADETETWSRILQTIEGAAVVNMPRRSKNMLRRLMPYAAVLAGLLVAVYAAWLFYSGGEVEYNTVMGEQRTITLPDHSLVKLNVNSSIRYAKSWDDQQPREIWLDGEAFFSVTHQHNNQSFIVHTNDVDIRVVGTEFNVNTRRVQTQVVLRKGEVQLTLNGKHAAAAPITMKPGDMVVYSAATTALTNKKVDPEAYSSWRVKELRFNEATISEVISSLQDNMGISIELADTAIGSQTFTGTIPLDNIEVFFRTLSRSFDLQTEQTGKKAYRIK from the coding sequence ATGACGTTTCGAGATTTTTCTACAGAGGATTTTTTGCAGCACCCGGATTTTCGCAAGTGGGTACTGGAACAGGATGCCGTGGCTGCCGCCTTTTGGGCGGACTGGATGCAGCAGCATCCTGACAAAAAAAATGATGTGCTGAAGGCAAAGGAGATACTGCAGCTGATCGCCGCACAGGAAGTTTTTCCCTCCGCCGCGGATGAAACGGAAACCTGGAGCAGGATATTACAAACCATAGAAGGCGCCGCCGTGGTAAACATGCCACGCCGGAGCAAAAACATGCTGCGCCGGTTGATGCCTTATGCCGCCGTTCTGGCCGGCTTACTGGTGGCCGTATATGCCGCCTGGCTGTTTTACAGCGGCGGGGAAGTGGAATATAATACGGTCATGGGAGAGCAGCGTACCATAACGCTGCCGGACCATTCACTTGTGAAGCTCAACGTCAACTCCAGCATCCGCTATGCCAAAAGCTGGGACGATCAGCAGCCCCGCGAGATATGGCTGGATGGGGAAGCCTTCTTTTCGGTGACCCATCAGCATAACAACCAGTCTTTTATCGTGCATACCAATGATGTGGATATCAGGGTGGTGGGTACCGAATTCAATGTAAATACCCGCCGGGTGCAAACACAGGTAGTACTGCGGAAAGGGGAGGTACAGCTGACGCTGAACGGAAAGCACGCCGCCGCCGCGCCGATCACCATGAAACCGGGGGATATGGTGGTTTACTCCGCCGCTACCACTGCGCTGACCAATAAAAAAGTAGACCCGGAGGCTTATTCCTCCTGGCGCGTGAAAGAACTGCGTTTTAACGAAGCAACCATTTCAGAAGTGATCAGCTCGCTTCAGGACAATATGGGCATATCCATTGAACTGGCGGATACTGCCATCGGATCGCAGACATTTACAGGTACTATACCATTAGATAATATCGAGGTTTTTTTCAGGACATTATCACGCTCTTTTGATTTGCAAACGGAGCAAACAGGAAAAAAGGCTTACAGGATCAAGTAG